The following coding sequences lie in one Armatimonadota bacterium genomic window:
- a CDS encoding YtxH domain-containing protein produces MVSEGKRNTGFTVGLLLGAALGAGLALLLTSRVDQEARQRLRERGVQWRDRARERAEEAVARARARAEEFRGRARETVEDLREKAEELLRRGREGLVADEGSSLDE; encoded by the coding sequence ATGGTATCTGAAGGAAAGCGCAATACCGGGTTTACTGTGGGCCTGCTGCTGGGAGCCGCGCTGGGCGCGGGGCTGGCCCTCCTGCTGACCTCGCGGGTCGACCAGGAGGCGCGGCAGCGGCTGCGTGAGCGCGGCGTGCAGTGGCGCGATCGGGCGCGGGAACGCGCCGAGGAGGCCGTGGCCCGGGCGCGGGCCCGGGCAGAGGAGTTCCGCGGCCGGGCCCGGGAGACGGTGGAGGACCTCCGGGAGAAGGCGGAGGAGCTTCTGCGTCGAGGGCGGGAAGGGCTGGTCGCTGACGAGGGATCCTCCCTGGACGAGTGA